In Herbinix luporum, a single window of DNA contains:
- a CDS encoding sigma-E processing peptidase SpoIIGA, whose protein sequence is MYLEVYPDIVFILNFFIDIILIFLLKKVNKKKSNIPRMILAAILGATTAAIVSIFPWMNEAFKFAIMYVAASILMIVIAFGKLKLLELVKQWLVFIMITYFVGGLMNSIYYYTNIRLILIHLGNGNIFSNISVVYIIASISAITVFSLIIIWFLRLYHLHKPLIYDVELVLKDRKVKTKGLMDTGNCLYDPIGRKPVMVIENNLIEELLTPDIKHDMELAKDYLEGKTDEIPLEHYDKVFNFSFIPYRSVGKTGMLLGIRLDKVMIYTEKESICNEKVTAAICDNPLTDKKDYQVILHKELL, encoded by the coding sequence TTGTATTTAGAGGTTTATCCGGATATTGTCTTTATACTTAACTTTTTCATTGATATAATCCTTATTTTTCTACTAAAAAAGGTAAATAAGAAAAAAAGCAACATACCAAGGATGATTTTAGCAGCCATCTTAGGAGCCACAACAGCTGCAATAGTAAGTATATTTCCATGGATGAATGAAGCTTTCAAGTTTGCAATAATGTATGTAGCTGCTTCTATTTTGATGATAGTTATAGCATTTGGTAAGTTAAAGCTTTTAGAACTTGTAAAGCAATGGCTTGTATTTATTATGATTACATATTTTGTCGGTGGATTAATGAATTCTATTTATTATTATACAAATATTAGGTTAATTCTAATCCATCTAGGCAACGGAAATATCTTCAGCAATATATCAGTAGTTTATATTATTGCTTCAATCTCTGCCATAACCGTATTCTCATTAATTATTATTTGGTTTCTAAGACTTTATCATCTTCACAAGCCTTTAATATATGATGTGGAGCTGGTTTTAAAAGATCGTAAAGTAAAAACCAAGGGACTTATGGATACGGGAAATTGCTTATATGATCCCATTGGCAGAAAGCCTGTAATGGTTATAGAAAATAACTTAATAGAGGAACTTTTAACACCGGATATTAAGCATGATATGGAATTAGCTAAGGATTATTTAGAGGGGAAAACAGATGAGATACCTTTAGAACATTATGATAAAGTATTTAATTTTAGCTTTATTCCATATAGAAGTGTAGGAAAAACCGGTATGCTTTTAGGAATTAGGTTGGATAAAGTTATGATCTATACAGAAAAGGAAAGTATATGCAATGAAAAAGTTACAGCTGCAATCTGTGATAACCCTCTGACAGATAAGAAAGATTACCAAGTTATTTTACATAAGGAACTATTGTAA
- the sigE gene encoding RNA polymerase sporulation sigma factor SigE, with protein sequence MLLKLSIQNKFQFRMIPDIRTIIFGQRGEIHYIGGAEILPPPLDSVREAEVINGLGTERDAEMKAILVEHNLRLVVYIAKKFDNTGVGVEDLISIGTIGLIKAINTFNPEKNIKLATYASRCIENEILMYLRRNNKTKLEVSIDEPLNVDWDGNELLLSDILGTEEDVIYRNIEEEVDRKLLRKALSKLSERERIIVDLRFGLGTDDGNEKTQKEVADLLGISQSYISRLEKKIIKRLKKEMVRFE encoded by the coding sequence ATGCTTTTAAAGTTGTCAATACAAAATAAGTTTCAGTTCCGGATGATTCCAGACATAAGAACTATTATTTTTGGGCAAAGAGGTGAAATACATTACATAGGTGGAGCAGAGATACTGCCGCCGCCCTTGGATTCTGTTCGTGAAGCTGAAGTTATTAATGGACTAGGTACTGAACGGGATGCAGAAATGAAAGCAATACTGGTGGAGCATAATCTGAGATTGGTGGTATACATAGCTAAAAAATTTGATAATACCGGAGTAGGTGTGGAGGACTTGATTTCTATCGGAACCATAGGCCTTATTAAGGCGATAAATACCTTTAACCCAGAAAAAAATATTAAGCTGGCCACATATGCCTCCCGTTGTATAGAGAATGAAATACTTATGTATCTAAGACGTAATAATAAAACTAAACTGGAAGTTTCTATTGATGAGCCTTTAAATGTGGATTGGGACGGAAATGAACTTTTATTATCAGACATCCTAGGAACAGAAGAAGATGTTATATATCGCAATATAGAGGAGGAAGTTGATCGTAAGCTCCTAAGAAAAGCCTTATCTAAATTATCTGAGAGGGAGAGAATAATAGTAGATTTAAGATTTGGCCTAGGTACTGATGACGGTAATGAAAAGACCCAGAAAGAAGTGGCAGACCTTCTTGGAATTTCCCAATCCTATATATCCAGACTAGAGAAAAAAATCATAAAAAGATTAAAAAAAGAAATGGTTAGATTCGAATAA
- the sigG gene encoding RNA polymerase sporulation sigma factor SigG: MALYKVEICGVNTSKLPLLKNSEKEELFQRILKGDKEARELYIRGNLRLVLSIIQRFSNSNENVDDLFQIGCIGLMKAIDNFDITQNVKFSTYAVPMIIGEIRRYLRDNNAIRVSRSLRDTAYKAIYAKEALTKKNDKEPTISEIAQEIGISKEDIVYALDAIQSPVSLYDPVYVEGGDALYIMDQVSDKKNKEENWIEAISLKEAMSKLPPREYNIIKLRFFEGKTQMEVAKEINISQAQVSRLEKSALKNMRNYLTG, encoded by the coding sequence ATGGCTCTTTATAAGGTAGAAATATGTGGCGTAAATACATCGAAGTTGCCATTACTAAAAAACAGTGAAAAAGAGGAATTATTTCAAAGAATTTTAAAGGGCGACAAGGAGGCGAGGGAGCTCTATATTAGGGGAAATTTACGTCTTGTACTATCCATTATCCAGCGGTTCTCCAATAGTAATGAAAATGTGGATGACTTATTTCAGATTGGCTGCATCGGACTGATGAAGGCCATAGATAATTTTGATATTACACAGAATGTTAAATTTTCTACCTATGCTGTTCCCATGATAATCGGTGAAATTCGCCGGTACCTTAGAGATAATAATGCTATACGTGTAAGCAGATCATTACGGGATACGGCTTATAAGGCAATATACGCCAAGGAAGCCTTAACTAAGAAGAATGATAAGGAACCCACTATCAGCGAGATAGCCCAGGAAATTGGCATTAGCAAAGAAGATATAGTATATGCCCTTGATGCAATTCAAAGTCCTGTATCTTTGTATGATCCTGTTTATGTTGAGGGAGGAGATGCCCTATATATTATGGACCAGGTCAGTGATAAAAAGAACAAAGAGGAAAATTGGATTGAGGCTATATCACTAAAGGAGGCAATGAGCAAACTTCCCCCAAGGGAGTACAATATAATTAAATTACGATTTTTTGAAGGTAAAACTCAGATGGAGGTAGCAAAAGAAATTAATATTTCTCAAGCACAAGTAAGCCGTTTGGAGAAATCTGCACTGAAAAATATGAGAAATTATTTAACCGGATAA